A single genomic interval of Mucilaginibacter boryungensis harbors:
- a CDS encoding bifunctional YncE family protein/alkaline phosphatase family protein, whose amino-acid sequence MKHIQKLFPAITLLAFGTACHRINHSTTVTDNEQAKYHNAYDDSTLNRTLLPVLMPYNRIISPAGTVLRYGDNASENHSLDVKLIPGTDWVAVEDRYGLAVIDINKQTIIDRWEYNSDTKYRGTLSTYSGVEVYKTPDGTFKILWSAANPGSKQSYVMELSWDGNKLTPGRSFVLKPEGASPLALPNELLIDNQQGANYLYVVLNGNNQLLKIDWDKQTIIWKKPTGVAPYGITMANHNLYVSNWGGPIPTDTAGKETAGVPYGNAYINPKTGGVNRGTVSIFNSETGALVKEIETGLHPSDLVTSPDKKYVYVANGNSDNISVIDAASNTITAVLDARLNPGDKGFIGDTPNALAISADGKTLYVANGLDNAVAVIDIGNKKTKGFIPTEAYPGGLAIKDNTLLVTNLEGEGSRVDVKDIKRRPGDVPVTATGSAFNSHHQLATVSFIKMPDDAQLAAYTENVNQLNLIYRTQLAHLLPRKDKAPVPVPERIGEPSVFEHVIYIIKENRTYDQVLGDMKEGNGRADLCIFGNEVTPNEHQLARDFLLMDNYYASGKSSAEGHQWTDAAMPSDYVERNVRAWFRSYPHVQTDAMVYNKNGFIWNNAADHGKNVRIYGEACLPHFKKGTTWSDVYAGYQAGKPFQFTNTTTISRVRPLLSPIYPGFDGFEINDQVRASAFLKEFKDYENQPGDKLPQLMIMALPSDHTGGTRVGLPTPRAMVADNDLALGRIVETVSKSRFWKNTVIFVTEDDSQAGWDHVSAYRTTGFVISAYSRLKQTVHTNYNQTCVVRTIEQILGIPPMNVVDATALPMFKCFTGRPDMAFTYQHQPNRIPLNEMNQKLSALKGKDLYYARQSMRPEFNHIDGGNDDLLNKIIWNSVKKNKPYPQKLAGTDVDDDD is encoded by the coding sequence ATGAAACACATCCAAAAGTTATTTCCTGCTATTACCCTGCTCGCGTTCGGTACCGCCTGCCACCGTATTAATCACAGTACAACTGTCACCGATAACGAACAGGCGAAATACCACAACGCTTATGACGATAGCACGCTTAACCGCACCCTCTTACCCGTACTGATGCCTTATAATCGTATTATTAGTCCGGCAGGGACGGTGCTGCGCTATGGCGACAACGCGTCGGAGAACCACAGCCTAGATGTTAAACTGATACCCGGCACCGATTGGGTTGCGGTTGAAGACAGGTATGGCTTGGCCGTTATTGATATTAATAAACAAACCATTATCGACCGCTGGGAATACAACTCGGACACGAAATATCGCGGCACGCTAAGCACCTATTCGGGCGTGGAGGTTTATAAAACCCCCGATGGCACTTTTAAAATATTATGGAGCGCGGCAAATCCCGGCAGCAAACAATCGTACGTAATGGAATTAAGCTGGGACGGCAACAAACTAACCCCCGGCCGCAGTTTTGTCCTTAAACCGGAAGGCGCTTCTCCTCTTGCCCTGCCCAATGAATTGTTAATAGATAACCAGCAAGGCGCCAATTACCTATACGTAGTACTGAACGGCAACAACCAATTGTTAAAAATTGATTGGGATAAACAAACCATTATATGGAAAAAGCCTACCGGCGTTGCCCCCTATGGCATTACTATGGCCAACCATAACCTGTATGTAAGTAACTGGGGCGGCCCCATCCCAACCGATACAGCAGGTAAGGAAACAGCAGGTGTGCCTTATGGTAATGCTTATATCAACCCTAAAACCGGGGGCGTAAACCGCGGTACGGTGTCCATTTTTAATAGCGAAACCGGCGCATTGGTTAAGGAAATTGAAACCGGGCTGCATCCCAGCGATCTGGTAACCAGTCCCGATAAAAAGTATGTATATGTGGCTAACGGCAACAGTGATAATATTTCGGTGATTGATGCAGCGAGCAACACTATAACTGCTGTGCTTGATGCGCGCTTAAACCCTGGCGACAAAGGCTTTATCGGCGATACGCCCAATGCCCTGGCTATCAGTGCCGACGGAAAGACACTTTATGTAGCCAATGGATTGGATAATGCCGTGGCTGTTATCGATATCGGCAATAAAAAAACCAAAGGCTTCATCCCTACCGAGGCTTACCCCGGCGGCTTGGCTATTAAAGATAACACCCTGCTGGTTACCAACCTGGAGGGCGAAGGCTCGCGGGTGGATGTTAAAGATATAAAACGCCGCCCCGGCGATGTACCCGTTACTGCTACCGGCAGCGCGTTTAACAGCCATCATCAACTGGCTACTGTTTCATTCATTAAAATGCCTGATGATGCCCAACTGGCCGCTTACACTGAAAATGTGAACCAATTGAACCTGATATATCGTACCCAACTGGCGCATTTGCTGCCGCGAAAAGATAAAGCGCCGGTGCCTGTGCCCGAGCGTATTGGCGAACCTTCGGTTTTTGAGCATGTGATATATATTATTAAAGAGAACCGTACTTACGACCAGGTACTGGGCGATATGAAGGAAGGCAACGGACGGGCCGACCTGTGCATATTTGGCAACGAGGTAACCCCCAACGAACATCAGCTGGCACGCGATTTTTTATTGATGGATAATTATTACGCCTCGGGCAAGTCATCAGCCGAGGGGCATCAATGGACAGACGCCGCTATGCCCAGCGATTATGTGGAACGTAATGTACGCGCCTGGTTCCGCAGTTACCCCCACGTGCAAACCGACGCGATGGTGTACAACAAAAATGGCTTTATCTGGAACAATGCCGCTGACCATGGTAAAAACGTACGCATTTATGGCGAAGCTTGTTTACCCCACTTTAAAAAAGGCACAACCTGGTCGGACGTTTATGCCGGTTATCAGGCGGGTAAACCTTTCCAGTTTACTAATACTACCACTATTTCTCGCGTGCGACCATTGTTGTCGCCAATTTACCCGGGGTTCGATGGCTTTGAAATTAATGACCAGGTGCGCGCCAGCGCCTTTTTAAAAGAATTTAAAGACTATGAAAACCAACCCGGTGATAAACTGCCGCAACTGATGATCATGGCGCTACCGTCAGACCATACCGGGGGTACCCGCGTTGGGTTACCTACGCCACGCGCTATGGTGGCCGATAACGATTTGGCCTTGGGCCGTATTGTGGAAACTGTCAGTAAAAGCCGGTTCTGGAAAAACACGGTGATATTTGTTACCGAGGACGACTCGCAAGCTGGCTGGGACCATGTTTCGGCCTATCGCACTACAGGTTTTGTGATCAGCGCCTACAGCCGGTTAAAGCAAACAGTGCATACCAATTATAACCAAACCTGTGTTGTGCGCACTATTGAGCAGATATTGGGCATACCACCCATGAACGTGGTTGATGCTACTGCCCTGCCCATGTTTAAATGTTTTACCGGCAGGCCTGATATGGCTTTTACTTACCAGCATCAGCCTAACCGCATTCCGCTTAACGAAATGAACCAGAAGCTATCGGCACTGAAAGGGAAAGACCTTTATTATGCCCGCCAATCCATGCGCCCCGAGTTTAACCATATAGATGGCGGCAACGATGACCTGCTAAATAAAATCATCTGGAACTCGGTAAAAAAGAACAAACCCTACCCGCAAAAATTAGCTGGTACTGATGTGGATGATGATGACTAA
- a CDS encoding ATP-dependent DNA helicase gives MQQQDHIHKAFPFEPNAQQAELFGLLHQFLIADDGDECFILRGYAGTGKTTIIGALVKALKYYNFKYVLLAPTGRAAKVMTSYSGRKAFTIHKRIYRKKSALNVDESFMLGDNMASQTLFIVDEASMISDEISGNNRETLLQDLINYVYNTNNCKLMLVGDTAQLPPVGSEYSPALDARLMKDQFGLTIFSYELTEVLRQQKDSGILLNVTGIREIIRKGKENMPNIVTKGYKDVFRMTSEKLEEGLNYAYNKYSDESTLVICRSNKNANLYNRQIRGRILFRDEELTGGDQVMIVKNNYFWLQANEEGSTGFVANGDIGRIRKVRRFEEMYGMRFADVQLELTDYTEDTTINCKVLMDTLYSESPALQPIDQKRFYLEVMKDYEHIPSRKLQHEELKQNPYYNALQIKFAYAITCHKAQGGQWDAVFVDQGYLTDEMVNTDFLRWFYTACTRATKELYLVNFSDKFYQTKLDEE, from the coding sequence CTGCGCGGTTACGCCGGTACAGGTAAAACCACCATAATTGGCGCGCTGGTTAAAGCATTGAAATACTACAACTTTAAATATGTGCTGCTGGCCCCTACCGGCCGCGCGGCCAAGGTAATGACCAGTTACTCTGGCCGTAAAGCGTTTACCATTCATAAACGTATTTATCGCAAAAAATCGGCGTTGAATGTAGATGAGTCCTTTATGCTGGGCGATAACATGGCCTCGCAAACGCTGTTTATTGTTGATGAAGCCTCGATGATATCCGATGAGATCAGCGGCAACAACCGGGAGACGCTATTGCAGGACCTGATCAACTACGTATACAACACCAACAACTGTAAACTGATGCTGGTAGGCGATACTGCCCAGTTGCCTCCCGTAGGCTCTGAATACAGCCCTGCACTGGATGCCAGGCTGATGAAAGACCAGTTTGGGTTAACCATTTTCAGCTATGAATTAACAGAAGTTCTGCGCCAGCAAAAAGATTCGGGCATTTTATTGAATGTAACCGGTATACGCGAGATCATCCGTAAAGGAAAAGAAAACATGCCTAACATTGTTACCAAAGGTTACAAGGATGTTTTCCGTATGACGAGCGAGAAACTGGAGGAAGGCCTGAATTACGCCTACAATAAGTATAGCGATGAAAGCACGCTGGTTATCTGCCGCAGCAATAAGAACGCGAACCTGTATAACCGGCAAATTCGCGGGCGCATTTTGTTTCGCGATGAGGAACTGACCGGGGGCGACCAGGTGATGATTGTAAAGAACAATTATTTTTGGCTGCAGGCGAACGAGGAGGGCAGCACCGGTTTTGTTGCCAATGGCGATATTGGCCGGATACGCAAAGTGCGCCGTTTTGAAGAGATGTACGGTATGCGCTTTGCCGATGTACAACTGGAACTTACCGATTATACCGAAGATACCACTATTAACTGCAAAGTACTGATGGATACGCTGTATTCCGAGTCGCCAGCGTTGCAACCTATAGATCAGAAGCGGTTTTACCTGGAGGTGATGAAGGATTATGAGCATATCCCCAGCCGTAAATTACAGCACGAAGAACTAAAACAAAACCCTTATTATAACGCATTGCAGATCAAGTTTGCCTATGCCATTACCTGCCACAAAGCCCAGGGCGGCCAGTGGGATGCTGTATTTGTTGACCAGGGTTACCTGACCGACGAAATGGTAAACACCGACTTTTTACGCTGGTTCTATACTGCCTGTACCCGTGCCACAAAAGAGCTTTACCTGGTAAACTTCAGCGATAAGTTTTATCAGACCAAATTAGATGAGGAGTAA